In Akkermansiaceae bacterium, the following are encoded in one genomic region:
- a CDS encoding DUF1449 family protein, with the protein MKEIWEIAILPHNLPLTCVVGLFMLYWLSCIIGIFGVDSVDIDLDADVDLDVDADGDSNGHIPSPLAAALRFVNAADVPLMAILSLLSVFMWVGSMMANYYLNPELWDWLVMVIFFSSFVVSVILVKIATAPLVPVFRKMKELEKAEPAVGGTAIVISKEVDGKYGQVEQKREKGAPATLTCITSEDSPIPRGTEVAVVSYDKDTGIYNVRTL; encoded by the coding sequence GTGAAGGAAATCTGGGAAATCGCAATACTACCGCATAACTTACCCCTGACATGTGTCGTTGGTTTGTTCATGCTCTACTGGCTTAGCTGTATCATCGGGATCTTCGGGGTCGACTCGGTCGATATTGACCTCGATGCCGATGTCGATCTGGACGTCGACGCTGATGGCGACTCCAACGGACATATCCCGTCGCCCCTCGCCGCCGCCCTGCGCTTTGTCAATGCCGCCGATGTCCCACTCATGGCCATTCTCTCATTACTGTCCGTCTTCATGTGGGTCGGCTCCATGATGGCAAACTACTACCTCAATCCAGAACTCTGGGACTGGCTGGTCATGGTCATCTTTTTCTCATCGTTTGTCGTATCCGTGATTCTGGTGAAAATAGCCACCGCTCCCCTCGTTCCTGTTTTCCGGAAAATGAAGGAACTCGAAAAAGCAGAACCCGCTGTCGGCGGTACAGCTATCGTGATCTCCAAGGAGGTCGATGGAAAATACGGGCAGGTCGAACAAAAACGGGAAAAAGGCGCTCCAGCTACCCTTACCTGCATCACTTCAGAAGATTCTCCCATCCCTCGCGGAACCGAAGTCGCCGTTGTCTCCTACGATAAGGACACAGGCATTTACAACGTCAGAACCCTGTAA
- a CDS encoding 4Fe-4S binding protein, protein MPIDTINGCIGCETCVQVCPTDVIRMDPKTKKAIIRYPDDCQICHLCRMYCPVDAIQITPDKSIPVVVSWG, encoded by the coding sequence ATGCCAATTGACACAATCAACGGATGCATCGGTTGCGAAACCTGCGTCCAGGTCTGTCCCACGGATGTGATCCGGATGGACCCGAAAACCAAGAAGGCGATCATCAGATACCCGGATGATTGCCAAATCTGCCACCTCTGCCGGATGTACTGTCCGGTGGATGCCATTCAAATCACACCCGACAAGTCGATACCTGTCGTCGTTTCCTGGGGATAA